One genomic window of Gemmatimonadaceae bacterium includes the following:
- a CDS encoding glycosyltransferase, with amino-acid sequence MSNSIVVIPCYNEAQRLDTAAFSAFVAANPDVRLLFVDDGSTDDTLKVLEQLRESNPTQLLVRSLPGNRGKAEAVRHGLLEACAAHPDYVGFWDADLATPAEDIPVFTKLMDDRPGIEMVFGSRVNLLGRHVHRNLARHYMGRVFATAAAATLGVGIYDTQCGAKLFRVTDGFVSRLQEPFIGGWIFDVEMIAREVQARRASDLPSVRDVIFECPLMVWRDVKGSKLRLTDRFVVAATLARIYWKYIGPGSRTLPQSHG; translated from the coding sequence ATGTCAAACTCAATCGTGGTGATTCCCTGCTATAACGAGGCGCAGCGCCTGGATACGGCGGCGTTCAGCGCTTTCGTGGCAGCGAATCCGGACGTTCGACTTCTGTTCGTGGACGACGGAAGCACGGATGACACCCTGAAGGTCCTTGAGCAGCTCCGGGAATCAAATCCAACCCAGCTCCTGGTGCGATCGCTTCCGGGAAACCGCGGCAAGGCCGAAGCTGTCCGGCACGGTCTGCTCGAAGCGTGCGCCGCTCACCCTGATTACGTGGGGTTCTGGGACGCTGATCTTGCGACGCCGGCGGAGGACATTCCGGTGTTCACGAAGCTGATGGATGATCGGCCGGGCATCGAGATGGTATTCGGGTCGCGCGTCAATCTCCTGGGCAGACATGTCCACCGGAATCTTGCCCGGCACTACATGGGTCGGGTGTTCGCGACCGCCGCGGCTGCCACGCTCGGAGTGGGAATCTACGATACACAGTGCGGCGCCAAGCTTTTCCGTGTGACGGACGGTTTCGTGTCTCGTCTCCAGGAACCGTTCATCGGGGGCTGGATCTTCGACGTGGAGATGATCGCACGGGAGGTTCAGGCCCGACGCGCGAGCGATCTTCCTTCGGTGCGCGATGTCATATTCGAGTGCCCGTTGATGGTTTGGCGCGACGTAAAGGGCTCGAAGCTCCGGCTCACGGATCGGTTCGTAGTTGCCGCTACTCTCGCGAGGATCTACTGGAAGTACATTGGACCAGGGAGCCGGACGCTTCCCCAATCACATGGCTGA
- a CDS encoding DMT family transporter, with protein sequence MLYISRLADGDLSHPGQGTTHFNKSNCACDRHGRNRSNGGRAQRRLAQSYRSGARGGTALLYALYLPAIASAQKGVPAITATFYLVAGVAASFLIAGVATGELGLPQTPALWGYVVLLAVLCTVMAFGALLAGLRTLGPVRTGIVATIEPFFTTLLGAVFLSDQLGPEVLAGGAMIAGAVILL encoded by the coding sequence ATTCTATACATATCCCGCCTGGCTGACGGCGATCTCAGCCACCCGGGGCAAGGAACCACTCACTTCAACAAGAGTAATTGCGCTTGCGATCGCCATGGGAGGAATCGTAGTAATGGTGGGCGCGCCCAGCGCAGGCTCGCTCAATCCTACAGGTCTGGCGCTCGCGGCGGTACGGCGCTGCTGTATGCGCTTTACCTGCCGGCAATCGCCAGCGCGCAGAAGGGCGTTCCAGCAATTACGGCAACCTTCTATCTCGTTGCGGGAGTTGCGGCGTCGTTCCTCATCGCTGGTGTCGCAACCGGAGAGCTTGGATTGCCGCAAACTCCAGCACTCTGGGGATACGTCGTACTACTTGCTGTCCTCTGCACAGTGATGGCATTCGGGGCGTTGCTCGCAGGGCTGAGAACACTGGGGCCAGTCAGGACTGGCATCGTCGCAACGATCGAGCCCTTTTTCACAACTCTTCTCGGAGCGGTTTTTCTATCCGATCAACTCGGACCAGAGGTGCTCGCCGGAGGCGCGATGATCGCGGGTGCGGTGATTCTGCTCTAA
- a CDS encoding ion channel, translated as MSSPTITDLEALKPSAPEDPSKDLGFGSEVARESHKRLLNRDGSFNVARYGLKPFSALSFYHWSLSVTWPRFLGFLAAAYLVINLVFAVGYLLCGPDAIQGLPAETMGGEFLRAFFFSVETFATIGYGHIAPVGVAANVLVTIEALLNIVGVALATGVVFARFSRPTTKIIYSRNAVVAPYRGISALMFRIANARSSQIIEVEATLILSRIELTQKGVARKFHDLKLERTRVVFFPLSWTLVHPIDESSPLAGLTAADLEGSDAEILILLTGTDETSSQTVHSRSSYKPAEIIWNANFASIFRRSDREGIMGMDVSRLHDVERL; from the coding sequence TTGAGCTCACCCACCATTACCGATCTGGAGGCCCTGAAACCTTCGGCGCCCGAGGATCCCTCGAAGGATCTCGGATTTGGATCCGAGGTGGCGAGGGAAAGTCACAAGCGGCTGTTGAACCGTGACGGGAGCTTCAATGTCGCGAGATACGGGCTCAAGCCGTTCTCGGCGCTGAGCTTCTATCACTGGTCGTTATCGGTAACCTGGCCGCGCTTTCTCGGATTTCTCGCGGCTGCCTATCTCGTCATCAATCTTGTGTTCGCTGTCGGATACCTGCTTTGTGGACCTGACGCCATTCAGGGGCTGCCCGCAGAAACGATGGGCGGAGAATTTCTGCGGGCATTCTTCTTCAGCGTCGAGACTTTTGCGACTATAGGGTATGGCCATATCGCGCCGGTCGGAGTAGCGGCAAACGTGCTGGTGACCATTGAGGCACTTCTCAATATTGTCGGTGTCGCACTCGCTACCGGAGTAGTGTTTGCACGGTTCTCGCGACCGACGACGAAGATCATTTACAGCCGGAACGCTGTGGTCGCGCCTTATCGCGGGATATCGGCGCTGATGTTCAGAATTGCGAATGCAAGGAGCAGCCAGATCATCGAAGTCGAGGCGACGCTGATCCTGAGCCGCATCGAGCTGACCCAGAAAGGTGTCGCGAGGAAGTTTCACGACCTGAAACTGGAGCGGACACGGGTGGTGTTCTTCCCGCTGAGCTGGACCCTTGTGCATCCTATTGACGAATCCAGTCCACTCGCGGGGCTGACCGCTGCGGATCTCGAGGGAAGTGATGCCGAGATTCTCATTCTTCTGACCGGCACCGATGAAACTTCCTCGCAGACCGTCCACTCGCGATCCTCTTACAAGCCAGCAGAAATCATCTGGAACGCCAATTTCGCGAGTATTTTCAGACGGAGTGACAGGGAGGGGATAATGGGAATGGATGTCAGCCGGCTCCATGATGTGGAGCGTCTGTGA
- a CDS encoding SIMPL domain-containing protein (The SIMPL domain is named for its presence in mouse protein SIMPL (signalling molecule that associates with mouse pelle-like kinase). Bacterial member BP26, from Brucella, was shown to assemble into a channel-like structure, while YggE from E. coli has been associated with resistance to oxidative stress.), with translation MLKIALVACSLISAPLSAQNTDINASFPSTIMVVARGEVKVSPDRAAIQISVQTKAPTAAAAASQNAVKLKSVIDAIRALGLAANQVTTSSYNVYPEQRYQPNREPVIVGYNVTNTLLVEVRTLTQVGPVIDAALAKGANMVTSLQFFASNTEAARREAIALAIQKAKAEAEAAARAAGGTLGSIIEIGIGAYHPPPPRPPMMMRSTAGDVAAMADTPISPGEQTVAVEVTTRWSLVGGTR, from the coding sequence ATGTTGAAAATTGCACTTGTCGCTTGTAGTCTTATTTCGGCGCCACTATCAGCACAAAATACCGACATTAATGCGTCATTTCCAAGTACTATTATGGTAGTGGCGCGAGGTGAGGTAAAAGTTTCGCCGGACCGTGCAGCAATTCAGATCAGTGTGCAAACAAAAGCCCCAACCGCAGCAGCGGCAGCTTCCCAGAATGCTGTCAAGCTGAAGTCAGTGATCGATGCAATTCGGGCATTGGGTCTCGCTGCCAATCAGGTTACCACCAGCAGCTACAACGTTTATCCCGAGCAGCGTTATCAACCAAACCGAGAGCCGGTTATCGTAGGCTACAATGTGACCAACACACTTCTCGTCGAAGTTCGGACGTTGACGCAGGTCGGCCCTGTCATAGATGCTGCGCTGGCAAAAGGTGCGAATATGGTCACATCGCTGCAGTTTTTCGCTTCAAACACCGAAGCTGCCAGGCGCGAAGCCATTGCGCTCGCAATCCAGAAGGCTAAAGCTGAGGCCGAAGCAGCAGCGCGCGCTGCCGGCGGCACTCTTGGAAGTATTATTGAAATCGGCATTGGGGCTTACCATCCGCCACCGCCGCGCCCGCCGATGATGATGCGTTCGACAGCGGGTGACGTTGCCGCGATGGCAGATACTCCCATCAGCCCGGGAGAGCAGACAGTGGCTGTGGAGGTTACCACTCGGTGGAGCTTGGTCGGCGGTACACGCTAG
- a CDS encoding AAA family ATPase, protein MGHVIAIANQKGGVGKTTTAVNLAASLAVAEQRTLLIDGDPQGNASSGVGLRVAEPRLTLYEALIGQTTIDKVVKTAIQIPGLDVVPSNSDLAGAEIELVDRADRNLAMRDALSTIRDNYDFIIIDCPPSLGLITLNILSAADAILIPLQCEYYALEGLTQLLSTVTRIQHGANPDLSIVGVLLTMYDARLNLSRQVAADARAYFDATVFETVIPRNVRLAEAPSFGKPIILYDITSIGAKAYRSLATELMARTATDKHHLTTEKYGN, encoded by the coding sequence GTGGGTCACGTCATTGCAATCGCAAACCAGAAGGGCGGAGTCGGCAAAACCACTACCGCCGTTAACCTCGCGGCGAGCCTCGCCGTCGCTGAACAGCGAACACTGCTCATCGACGGCGATCCACAGGGAAATGCCAGCAGTGGCGTCGGATTGCGGGTAGCGGAGCCGCGACTCACTCTATATGAAGCGCTGATCGGCCAGACGACAATCGACAAAGTTGTAAAAACCGCGATCCAGATACCCGGTCTCGACGTGGTACCCTCAAACTCAGACCTCGCCGGCGCCGAGATTGAGCTTGTCGATCGTGCCGACCGGAATCTTGCAATGCGCGATGCGTTGTCGACAATCCGCGACAACTACGACTTCATTATCATTGACTGCCCGCCATCGCTGGGGCTCATTACGCTCAATATCCTGAGCGCCGCGGACGCTATCCTCATTCCGCTACAGTGCGAATACTACGCCCTCGAAGGCCTGACCCAGTTGCTGAGCACGGTAACCCGGATTCAGCATGGCGCCAATCCAGACCTTTCAATCGTCGGAGTTCTGCTCACGATGTACGATGCCCGACTCAATCTCTCGCGCCAGGTCGCCGCGGATGCGCGCGCCTATTTTGACGCTACGGTTTTTGAAACCGTTATCCCCAGAAACGTTCGGCTCGCCGAGGCGCCGAGCTTCGGTAAACCGATTATTCTCTACGATATTACATCGATTGGTGCGAAAGCCTATCGGTCACTCGCAACCGAGCTGATGGCAAGAACCGCAACGGATAAACATCATTTAACAACTGAAAAATATGGCAACTGA
- a CDS encoding ParB/RepB/Spo0J family partition protein gives MATDKSTQRLGRGLDALFNAKPSDDVTSEGTSALREIAVANISSNPFQPRKNFAASELGELQESLKATGLLQPITVRPAPNQTNRFELIAGERRLRAAANIGWKTITAVVKDLTDQEILTLALVENLQRSDLNPIEEAEGYDRLIKEFGYTQQTVATMVGKDRSTIANVLRILQLPAAVRQLLRENRITPGHARPLLGLKDEAIIIALAKEIVSKGLSARDVERRAREGESARATARRGRPKRVDSRSAELRSIEEKFRKYLQTDVTITLKSNERGSISIHFYSADDLERLSDLIGIARTPQ, from the coding sequence ATGGCAACTGACAAATCTACTCAGCGACTCGGCCGCGGCCTGGACGCGCTGTTCAACGCGAAGCCGAGCGACGATGTAACCAGTGAGGGAACGAGCGCCCTCCGCGAGATCGCAGTCGCCAACATCAGCAGCAACCCATTCCAGCCGCGAAAAAACTTCGCTGCCTCCGAGCTGGGTGAACTTCAGGAAAGTCTCAAGGCCACCGGCCTGCTGCAACCGATTACCGTCCGTCCCGCACCAAATCAGACAAACAGATTCGAGCTGATAGCCGGCGAACGTCGCCTGCGGGCTGCGGCCAACATCGGCTGGAAAACGATAACTGCGGTCGTCAAAGATCTCACCGATCAGGAAATCCTGACCCTGGCACTTGTAGAAAATCTCCAGCGCTCCGATCTCAATCCCATCGAGGAGGCAGAAGGCTACGATCGGCTGATCAAGGAGTTCGGATATACCCAGCAAACTGTCGCGACGATGGTGGGGAAGGACCGATCCACGATTGCAAATGTCCTTCGGATTCTCCAGTTGCCTGCCGCCGTACGCCAGCTTCTCCGGGAAAACCGGATCACCCCCGGGCACGCCCGCCCTCTGCTCGGACTGAAGGACGAAGCAATCATCATCGCCCTCGCAAAAGAAATAGTCAGCAAGGGATTGAGTGCGCGCGACGTGGAACGGCGGGCGAGAGAAGGAGAGAGCGCCCGAGCGACAGCACGTCGAGGCAGGCCGAAACGGGTTGATTCACGCTCTGCAGAACTGAGGAGCATCGAAGAAAAGTTCAGGAAATACCTCCAGACAGATGTGACGATAACATTGAAATCCAATGAAAGGGGATCGATCAGTATCCATTTTTATTCCGCTGACGACCTTGAGCGGCTCAGCGACCTGATCGGGATAGCCCGTACTCCACAATGA
- a CDS encoding BMP family protein, translated as MIPQACNLVPSHYLHTRSTNFDRKLSTWIWVAGLIIFGACSGNGGETPPNSQATLKVALLTPGPISDKSWNGGAYEGLMRIKDSLGAEVSHIQTRTPAEFEENFRQYGAKGFDIVFGHGFEFQDAAVRVAPSFPKTVYVTTSGTRVAKNVTGVEFAFEEASYLAGIVAGAATKTGTIGVIGGTELPPVKRSFAAFEQGARSINPAVKVIVSYIGNWDDISAGKEQALAQISRKVDVIFQNADAAGLGVFQAVKEANGVRIIGSNADQNQIAPQQTLGSVVIDLPRAFLMIAREISEPNFTSHVFALGIKTGVVKLVLNPVLASTVLPATKAAIDSTTKLMVAGASTSPLDPRATNSEPAR; from the coding sequence ATGATTCCACAAGCGTGCAACCTCGTGCCATCGCACTACTTACATACCCGGTCAACCAATTTCGACCGTAAGTTGTCCACATGGATCTGGGTGGCCGGATTAATTATCTTCGGCGCTTGTTCGGGTAACGGGGGCGAAACTCCGCCCAATAGCCAAGCCACACTGAAAGTCGCCCTGCTGACCCCAGGCCCGATTTCGGATAAATCCTGGAACGGCGGCGCATACGAAGGACTGATGCGCATCAAGGACAGCCTCGGCGCTGAAGTCAGCCATATCCAGACCCGCACACCCGCCGAATTCGAAGAAAACTTCCGGCAGTACGGAGCAAAGGGATTCGACATTGTGTTCGGTCACGGCTTTGAATTTCAGGACGCAGCGGTCAGAGTCGCACCATCGTTTCCTAAAACGGTTTACGTGACAACCTCCGGAACCCGAGTCGCAAAAAATGTCACTGGAGTGGAGTTCGCATTCGAGGAAGCATCATACCTTGCTGGAATCGTGGCTGGCGCAGCAACCAAAACAGGCACTATTGGCGTAATTGGTGGCACGGAGCTCCCGCCGGTAAAACGAAGCTTCGCCGCTTTTGAGCAAGGCGCCAGATCAATCAATCCCGCAGTCAAAGTGATTGTCTCATACATCGGAAACTGGGACGACATCAGCGCCGGAAAGGAACAGGCTCTCGCGCAGATTTCACGGAAGGTCGACGTGATCTTCCAGAACGCCGATGCAGCTGGCCTCGGAGTTTTTCAGGCAGTTAAAGAGGCAAACGGCGTAAGAATCATCGGATCGAACGCCGACCAGAATCAGATCGCCCCTCAACAAACCCTCGGTAGCGTCGTCATTGACCTGCCGCGAGCATTCCTGATGATCGCCCGGGAAATCAGCGAACCGAACTTTACCTCCCACGTATTTGCACTCGGCATCAAGACCGGCGTCGTGAAACTCGTGCTGAATCCAGTGCTCGCATCCACCGTGCTGCCTGCAACCAAAGCCGCTATCGACTCCACGACAAAGCTCATGGTTGCCGGCGCATCGACGAGCCCTCTCGATCCTCGTGCCACCAACAGTGAGCCCGCAAGGTGA
- a CDS encoding Nif3-like dinuclear metal center hexameric protein, whose translation MTSTAEIVDYLDELLETATTPDFPNAINGLQLANTGTVKKIAACVDLSTRSATAAVAAGAQLMLVHHGMFWSGLRPLTGAVYHRTKLLIEHNVAVYSSHLPLDKHPEFGNNVLLARHLGLNPTKDFAKFKTISIGVRGVSDILTADIVDRARTFARENGGDVVSTSIPPERQTLHWAICTGSGASADTLLEASALGVDTLIVGEGPHWTAIEGDESGIAIIYAGHYATETLGVFVLARHVADRFQLEWTPIHAPTGL comes from the coding sequence GTGACAAGCACGGCGGAGATCGTTGACTATCTCGACGAACTCCTTGAAACTGCAACGACGCCCGATTTTCCCAATGCTATCAACGGGCTACAGCTGGCCAACACCGGAACTGTCAAAAAAATTGCGGCATGTGTGGATCTCTCGACACGATCAGCAACAGCTGCGGTAGCGGCAGGTGCTCAGCTTATGCTCGTTCATCACGGGATGTTCTGGTCCGGCCTGAGACCTCTCACCGGCGCGGTCTACCACCGCACGAAATTGCTGATCGAGCACAACGTAGCCGTCTATTCGTCGCATCTACCCCTGGACAAACACCCCGAATTCGGGAATAACGTCCTGCTGGCCAGACATCTTGGACTCAATCCGACTAAGGATTTCGCAAAGTTCAAGACAATCAGTATCGGTGTGAGAGGAGTGTCCGACATTCTTACCGCCGACATTGTAGATCGAGCCCGCACGTTTGCGAGAGAAAACGGCGGTGATGTGGTATCGACTTCCATTCCGCCTGAAAGACAGACACTTCATTGGGCCATCTGCACCGGCTCCGGCGCGTCTGCCGACACACTTCTCGAGGCGTCAGCACTGGGCGTCGACACCCTCATTGTCGGCGAGGGACCTCACTGGACGGCGATCGAAGGCGATGAATCAGGCATCGCAATCATCTATGCAGGCCATTACGCCACTGAGACGCTGGGCGTGTTCGTCCTTGCGCGTCATGTTGCCGATCGGTTTCAGCTCGAGTGGACACCAATTCACGCGCCTACCGGACTTTGA
- a CDS encoding ATP-binding cassette domain-containing protein: MSASACPPAAIHDPSDSGQISLDMLEISKKFGHQVALDSVSLSVKPGTVHALLGENGAGKTTLMRIAFGLIKPDSGAIRIRGHEAKFTSPADAIKRRIGMVHQHHALVPSMSVAENIALGGRGRYRSDRTAELVRAVGDRTGLRLEPDRIVSTLTSADRQKLEIIRAFAHDVSILILDEPATILSEADARDLFVQLRVFAGNGGSVVLITHKLRDAMKHADEVTVLRRGQRVLNASVSQLTEASVTAAMLGRPVARAVTPGRDRPATTLEPTIVLKDAVISSTGGVDSLSAINLEIRGGEIVGIAALDGAARSLLRTIAGRTMVVSGSVSIPTAVGFVPENRQEDAILPDASLFDNIALKNSGQRNGLLDWHHIRQLTMNVVHQFDVRTDDPGQPVSTLSGGNQQRFVLGRELQGNPAAIVLENPTQGLDVQAAADIHHRLRTASDSGCTVVFYSSDLDEIAELSHRVFVVNNRKLLSVEPERYAIGRALLGVEGVNSSDRAANNGDPRYRSADQHQ; the protein is encoded by the coding sequence TTGAGCGCATCCGCTTGCCCACCGGCGGCAATTCATGATCCAAGCGACAGCGGTCAGATATCGCTCGACATGCTGGAAATATCGAAAAAGTTCGGGCATCAGGTAGCACTCGACTCTGTCTCGCTGAGTGTAAAGCCCGGGACCGTCCATGCCCTACTGGGCGAAAATGGCGCCGGCAAGACAACGCTCATGCGGATTGCCTTCGGCCTGATAAAGCCTGACTCGGGTGCTATCCGAATTCGCGGGCACGAAGCGAAGTTCACGTCCCCGGCTGACGCAATCAAACGGCGAATCGGAATGGTTCACCAGCATCACGCCCTGGTGCCATCGATGTCGGTTGCGGAAAACATCGCGCTTGGAGGCAGGGGACGATACAGATCGGACCGAACGGCTGAACTTGTACGCGCCGTTGGCGACAGAACCGGCCTTCGTCTGGAACCCGATAGAATCGTAAGCACACTCACGAGTGCAGATCGCCAGAAACTGGAAATAATCAGGGCATTCGCTCACGATGTTTCCATCCTCATCCTCGACGAGCCCGCAACCATATTATCGGAGGCTGACGCCCGCGATCTCTTTGTGCAGCTGCGCGTCTTCGCCGGGAATGGGGGCAGCGTAGTGCTGATTACCCACAAGTTGCGTGACGCCATGAAACACGCCGACGAAGTGACGGTGCTGCGTCGCGGTCAAAGAGTCCTGAACGCATCGGTTTCGCAACTAACCGAGGCATCGGTGACAGCAGCGATGCTGGGACGGCCTGTTGCAAGAGCGGTGACGCCCGGCCGCGACAGGCCGGCAACTACACTCGAACCGACGATCGTGCTAAAGGATGCCGTTATTTCGTCCACCGGCGGAGTTGACAGCTTAAGCGCTATAAATCTCGAGATTCGTGGCGGGGAGATTGTCGGTATTGCAGCACTCGACGGGGCAGCCCGATCACTGCTGCGCACAATCGCCGGACGTACCATGGTTGTTTCAGGATCGGTTTCCATTCCCACAGCCGTGGGATTTGTCCCCGAGAATCGACAGGAGGATGCAATTCTTCCGGATGCATCACTGTTCGACAACATCGCGTTGAAGAACTCGGGACAGCGAAATGGTCTCCTCGACTGGCACCATATCCGGCAACTTACGATGAACGTCGTACATCAGTTCGATGTGCGAACAGATGACCCTGGCCAGCCGGTAAGCACGCTTTCGGGAGGTAATCAGCAGCGATTCGTACTCGGCCGGGAACTCCAGGGAAATCCGGCAGCGATTGTTCTCGAAAATCCCACTCAGGGACTCGACGTTCAAGCGGCTGCCGACATCCACCACCGATTGCGTACTGCAAGCGACTCTGGCTGCACAGTGGTTTTTTATTCAAGCGATCTCGACGAGATTGCCGAGCTTTCGCATCGGGTCTTTGTCGTCAACAACCGGAAACTGCTTTCTGTTGAGCCGGAAAGGTATGCAATCGGCCGGGCACTGCTCGGTGTCGAGGGCGTGAATTCCAGTGACCGTGCCGCGAACAATGGCGACCCGCGTTATCGATCAGCAGATCAACACCAATGA
- a CDS encoding ABC transporter permease, giving the protein MIEYVLLGDALVRATPLIIAGLAVAVAFRAGVLNIGAEGQLLVGAATSVAVSVSAAAIGIAVIPLALVAGAVAGALWAGIAAELRRRFHVLEIISTIMLNFIALHMVSFLVRGPLQEPSRIYPQTESLPLAAQLPIIAPGTRLHLGFLIAIAIACLLAWVFRSTAAGFRIRAVGSNRSAAASAGMINVDRTTYRVFLISGSLAGLAGAVEVSGVTFALYENISPGYGYTAIAVALIAGLKPTRVIASGIFFGILETGAGALQRDFGIPSSTALVTEALLILLAIGLASIRGRSTHPFSSR; this is encoded by the coding sequence ATGATCGAATACGTGCTACTCGGCGATGCGCTGGTGAGAGCGACCCCGCTGATTATTGCCGGGCTGGCAGTTGCCGTCGCTTTCCGCGCCGGAGTTCTGAATATTGGCGCCGAGGGACAGTTGCTGGTTGGTGCCGCCACATCAGTCGCTGTCAGTGTGAGCGCAGCCGCTATCGGCATCGCCGTCATTCCACTTGCACTGGTGGCGGGCGCTGTTGCCGGTGCGCTATGGGCAGGTATTGCCGCTGAGCTCAGAAGGCGATTTCATGTGCTCGAGATCATCAGTACGATCATGCTCAACTTCATCGCGCTGCACATGGTGTCGTTCCTGGTAAGGGGTCCGCTCCAGGAGCCGTCGCGAATCTATCCGCAAACCGAATCATTACCACTTGCTGCGCAGCTTCCGATCATCGCTCCCGGAACCCGCCTGCACCTCGGGTTTCTCATAGCGATCGCCATCGCTTGTCTGCTCGCGTGGGTCTTTCGGAGTACCGCCGCCGGCTTTCGCATCCGGGCAGTCGGCTCTAACCGCAGCGCGGCCGCCAGTGCCGGAATGATCAATGTCGACCGCACCACATATCGCGTCTTCCTCATCAGCGGTTCTCTTGCCGGCCTGGCCGGCGCTGTTGAAGTGAGCGGGGTGACGTTCGCCCTTTACGAAAATATTTCTCCCGGATACGGCTACACTGCCATTGCCGTTGCGCTGATCGCCGGGTTGAAGCCGACACGAGTGATCGCGTCAGGCATCTTCTTCGGAATTCTGGAAACGGGTGCTGGCGCGCTTCAACGCGATTTCGGAATTCCGTCATCTACAGCCCTGGTCACCGAAGCGTTACTGATTCTGCTCGCGATTGGCCTCGCCAGCATTCGTGGCCGGTCGACGCATCCGTTCTCAAGCAGGTGA
- a CDS encoding ABC transporter permease — translation MSAFEAFMEGTIRTATPLAFAALGETVVERSGLINIGLEGAIIAGAFGGFVAAGFGGAWFGFAAAGISGIAVALVFAFFAVRLRADQIIAGTAISLLALGITATLNRLLFGSDSSTAGISTMETLPIPGLSSLPIIGRALFSQPPITYLLYLAIPATWWWMYRTHAGLGLRATGEDPRAAIVAGVPVNRLQYGAVLFGGFMGGIAGGTLVIAQAGSFAEGMSAGRGFIAVAIVVLGRWHPVGAAGAAVVFGAASALQYLFQAMGWSLPYQVFLALPYVLTLLVLASVTGRASAPAGLGKWGTTD, via the coding sequence TTGAGTGCATTCGAGGCGTTCATGGAAGGGACGATCCGCACGGCGACACCCCTTGCGTTTGCGGCGCTGGGCGAGACAGTGGTCGAGCGCTCTGGCTTGATAAACATCGGCCTCGAAGGAGCGATCATTGCTGGCGCATTCGGGGGATTCGTGGCAGCAGGATTCGGGGGAGCGTGGTTTGGGTTTGCAGCCGCCGGAATCTCGGGGATTGCGGTTGCATTGGTTTTCGCGTTCTTCGCCGTCCGTCTGAGAGCAGATCAGATAATTGCCGGAACCGCCATCAGTCTTCTCGCACTCGGAATAACCGCAACTCTCAACCGTCTTCTTTTCGGAAGCGATTCATCCACGGCGGGCATTTCCACCATGGAGACATTGCCCATCCCGGGTTTGTCATCCCTTCCGATCATTGGACGTGCCCTGTTTTCGCAACCTCCCATTACCTACCTGCTTTACCTTGCCATTCCAGCAACCTGGTGGTGGATGTACCGCACCCATGCCGGCCTTGGCCTCCGAGCAACGGGTGAAGATCCGCGGGCCGCGATCGTCGCTGGAGTTCCGGTAAACCGGCTACAGTATGGTGCGGTCCTGTTTGGCGGCTTCATGGGCGGTATTGCAGGCGGCACTCTCGTGATTGCGCAGGCAGGCAGCTTCGCCGAGGGGATGTCGGCAGGACGCGGCTTCATTGCAGTGGCAATCGTGGTATTGGGGCGGTGGCATCCGGTGGGAGCAGCTGGCGCGGCAGTCGTATTCGGCGCAGCCAGTGCACTTCAGTATCTGTTTCAGGCGATGGGGTGGTCACTGCCATATCAGGTATTTCTTGCCTTGCCTTATGTCCTGACGCTGCTCGTCCTGGCTAGTGTCACTGGCCGCGCGAGCGCACCCGCGGGTCTTGGGAAGTGGGGCACCACCGACTGA